A single genomic interval of Astyanax mexicanus isolate ESR-SI-001 chromosome 4, AstMex3_surface, whole genome shotgun sequence harbors:
- the LOC103035894 gene encoding protein FAM102B has protein sequence MSFMMMKKKRFKFRVELELEELAAVPVVNGVLFCKVRLTDGGFTQESPRQPVLDNCVRWRKRFSFLCKMSANAGTGVLDSCVCRVSVRKELKGGKSYAKLGFADLNLAEFAGSGSTTRRCLLEGYDTKHTRQDNSILKVIISMQLMCGDPCFKTPPSTAMSFASPEEAESLHEDRRGGEASKTVAETPGKNRSGTVLDDLWRCGHSRTSSHASQQSKLSGYSTGHSLSSSLTELSHRRNMSVDSASIGVGSLPETSDDHESTLIYPTSSAASSPSRCSRADRASRHLLKQDSVESQLKRMDATRVDADYIVEKILQSQDFSHSMLDSSAEEEGLRLFVGPGGSTALGTQNIRVGNGAFEQVVIQR, from the exons ATGTCCTtcatgatgatgaagaagaagcgGTTTAAGTTCAgggtggagctggagctggaggagcTGGCGGCGGTGCCGGTGGTGAACGGGGTTCTGTTCTGTAAAGTCCGGCTCACAGACGGAGGATTCACCCAGGAGTCCCCCAG GCAGCCGGTTCTAGATAACTGTGTGCGATGGAGGAAGCGGTTCTCCTTCCTCTGTAAGATGAGTGCAAATGCTGGAACTGGAGTTCTGGATTCGTGTGTGTGCAGAGTGTCTGTAAGAAAG gAGCTTAAAGGTGGCAAGTCATATGCAaag cttGGTTTTGCGGATCTGAATCTGGCGGAGTTCGCTGGTTCTGGGAGCACCACCCGCCGCTGCTTGCTGGAGGGGTACGACACCAAACACACACGCCAGGACAACTCCATCCTGAAG GTGATTATCAGCATGCAGTTGATGTGTGGTGATCCCTGCTTCAAAAC GCCTCCTTCCACAGCAATGAGCTTTGCTTCTCCTGAAGAAGCTGAGAGTCTGCATGAGGAccggagaggaggagaggcatcAAAAACAGTGGCGG AAACCCCGGGAAAGAACCGCTCTGGCACTGTTCTTGATGATCTCTGGAGATGTGGTCACTCTAGAACCTCCAGTCATGCCAGCCAGCAGTCCAAGCTTTCAG GCTACAGCACAGGCCACTCCCTCTCCTCCAGTCTGACGGAGCTGTCCCATAGGAGGAACATGTCGGTGGACAGTGCCTCCATAGGGGTGGGAAGCCTGCCAGAGACCAGCGATGACCATGAGTCCACCCTGATTTACCCCACTTCCTCTGCAGCCAGCTCCCCGTCACGCTGCAGCAGAGCAGACAGAGCCAGCAG GCACCTACTGAAGCAGGATTCAGTGGAATCGCAGCTGAAAAGGATGGACGCCACTAGAGTAGATGCAGATTACATCGTAGAGAAGATCTTACAGAGCCAAGATTTCAGCCACAGTATGCTGGACTCCAGTGCTGAGG
- the dnaaf6 gene encoding protein PIH1D3, with protein sequence MEEFSSLQNLQALSVLLSSQQQQEQEEQDSDGEDPQNMKPMARMGPGHISASSSASTKQIKEVNSAYLKMNTKDIWDEEEVTEGTHLEDLTDPRPQPEYEIILQQKVGTEDLFLGMSRKDPSSMCCESMLVKVKLPDTKACDVTLDVRETFLDLRTKKYKLGLHLPHPVHSGEGSARFITERAELEITLPMNRPMDCINLA encoded by the exons ATGGAGGAGTTCTCGTCTCTACAGAACCTGCAGGCGCTGTCGGTCCTGCTctcctcacagcagcagcaggagcaggaggagcAGGACAGTGACGGAGAGGACCCGCAG AATATGAAACCCATGGCTAGGATGGGCCCAGGACACATCAGTGCTTCTTCCTCCGCTTCCACTAAACAGATAAAAGAAG TGAACAGTGCCTATCTGAAGATGAACACAAAAGACATTTGGGATGAGGAGGAGGTGACAGAAGGGACACACCTAGAGGACCTGACAGATCCCCGTCCCCAGCCTGA gtatgagATTATTCTGCAGCAGAAGGTGGGTACTGAGGATCTGTTTCTGGGCATGAGCAGAAAGGACCCGTCCTCCATGTGCTGTGAGAGCATGCTG gtAAAGGTGAAGCTGCCTGACACTAAAGCCTGTGATGTAACCCTGGACGTGAGAgaaacatttctggatctcagaactaAGAAGTA TAAGCTAGGCCTTCATCTACCCCATCCAGTGCACAGTGGGGAAGGCTCAGCCCGGTTCATCACAGAGCGAGCTGAACTGGAGATCACACTGCCCATGAACCGACCCATGGACTGCATCAATCTGGCCTGA